The following are encoded together in the Phenylobacterium sp. NIBR 498073 genome:
- a CDS encoding glutathione S-transferase family protein, with translation MKLYTSMGPNPAVVAMFLAEKGAQVPTEKVDLMAGENRQPPYVAKNPAGQLPCLELDDGSYLAEITAICEYLDEKFAGPSLIGSTPEERAATRMWVRRIDLNICEPMANGFRFAEGLPLFQSRLRTIPHAAGDLKELAQEKITWLDGLMTGKTWVAGDRFTLADILLFCFLQFGASVGQPINPDNKNIVAWVERVKARAAEKAPA, from the coding sequence ATGAAACTCTACACGTCGATGGGCCCCAATCCGGCCGTCGTGGCCATGTTCCTGGCCGAGAAAGGCGCGCAGGTTCCGACCGAGAAGGTCGACCTGATGGCCGGCGAAAACCGCCAGCCGCCCTACGTCGCCAAGAACCCGGCCGGCCAGCTGCCCTGCCTGGAGCTGGACGACGGCTCGTACCTGGCCGAGATCACCGCCATTTGCGAATACCTCGACGAGAAGTTCGCCGGCCCGTCTCTGATCGGCTCGACGCCCGAGGAGCGCGCCGCCACCCGCATGTGGGTGCGCCGCATCGACCTCAACATCTGCGAGCCGATGGCCAACGGCTTCCGGTTCGCCGAGGGCCTGCCGCTGTTCCAGAGCCGCCTGCGCACCATCCCGCACGCCGCCGGCGACCTGAAGGAACTGGCCCAGGAGAAGATCACCTGGCTGGACGGCCTGATGACCGGCAAGACCTGGGTGGCGGGCGACCGTTTCACCCTGGCCGACATCCTGCTGTTCTGCTTCCTGCAGTTCGGCGCCTCGGTCGGCCAGCCGATCAACCCGGACAACAAGAACATCGTCGCCTGGGTCGAGCGCGTGAAGGCCCGCGCCGCCGAGAAAGCGCCGGCCTGA
- a CDS encoding pirin family protein: MIDLVIDQRRKDLGGFEVGRVLPFAKRRMIGPFIFFDHMGPADFQAGFGREVDVRPHPHIGLSTLSYLFEGEMTHRDSVGVTQPIRPGEVNWMTAGSGITHSERFETLREKGGRMNGIQTWIALPVEDEEMAPAFNHYSPDVLPTHEEKGMWARLIAGQAFGASSPVKTHSPMFYVHWHLNAGARAQLPAEYPERAAYVAQGMVEVDGRQFHEGQMLVFEPGQPVLFTAISDAIVMLLGGEPIGPRLIEWNFVSSSKDRLEQAKADWRAGRMKLPDADDQEFIPLPEPPPAANPMS; this comes from the coding sequence ATGATCGACCTCGTCATAGACCAACGCCGCAAAGACCTCGGCGGGTTCGAAGTCGGCCGCGTCCTGCCGTTCGCCAAGCGTCGGATGATCGGCCCCTTCATCTTCTTCGATCACATGGGGCCGGCAGATTTCCAGGCCGGCTTCGGCCGCGAGGTCGACGTGCGCCCCCACCCGCACATCGGGCTTTCGACGCTCTCCTACTTGTTCGAGGGCGAGATGACTCACCGCGATTCCGTCGGCGTCACCCAGCCGATCCGGCCGGGCGAGGTGAACTGGATGACCGCCGGCAGCGGCATCACCCATTCCGAGCGCTTCGAGACCCTGCGCGAAAAGGGCGGCCGGATGAACGGCATCCAGACCTGGATCGCCCTGCCGGTCGAAGACGAGGAGATGGCCCCCGCGTTCAACCACTACTCGCCGGACGTCCTGCCGACGCATGAGGAAAAGGGCATGTGGGCGCGGCTGATCGCCGGCCAGGCCTTCGGCGCCTCGTCCCCCGTAAAAACCCATTCGCCGATGTTCTATGTCCACTGGCACCTGAACGCCGGCGCCCGGGCGCAGCTTCCCGCCGAGTACCCCGAGCGCGCGGCCTATGTCGCCCAGGGCATGGTCGAGGTTGACGGGCGCCAGTTCCACGAGGGCCAGATGCTGGTCTTCGAGCCCGGCCAGCCGGTCCTGTTCACTGCGATCAGCGACGCCATCGTCATGCTGCTGGGCGGCGAGCCGATCGGCCCACGCCTGATCGAGTGGAACTTCGTCTCCTCGTCCAAGGACCGCCTGGAACAGGCCAAGGCCGACTGGCGGGCCGGACGCATGAAGCTGCCCGACGCCGACGACCAGGAATTCATCCCCCTGCCCGAGCCGCCGCCGGCGGCCAATCCCATGTCCTGA
- a CDS encoding Lrp/AsnC family transcriptional regulator has product MSEALDAVDAKILDLIQHDAGLSVAEIAERVGLSSSPCWRRIKRLEDTGVIQRRVTILDRDLLGLGFEVYCTVKLSLPTKDNLDAFETAITKLPEVVQCATVTGAADYELRVVTRDMHAFDDFLRDKILSLGLVSNIESRIVIRSVKNTTAAPLGLVSPYVSAQG; this is encoded by the coding sequence TTGTCCGAGGCCCTCGACGCGGTCGATGCCAAGATTCTGGATCTCATCCAGCACGACGCCGGATTGTCGGTCGCCGAGATCGCTGAACGGGTCGGTTTGTCCTCCAGCCCCTGCTGGCGGCGGATCAAGCGGCTGGAAGATACGGGCGTCATTCAGCGCCGGGTGACCATTCTCGACCGCGACCTGCTGGGCCTGGGCTTCGAGGTCTACTGCACCGTCAAGCTGAGCCTGCCGACCAAGGACAACCTCGACGCCTTCGAGACCGCGATCACCAAGCTGCCCGAGGTGGTCCAGTGCGCCACCGTCACCGGCGCGGCCGACTACGAGCTGCGCGTCGTGACCCGCGACATGCATGCGTTCGACGATTTCCTGCGCGACAAGATCCTGTCGCTGGGCCTGGTGTCGAACATCGAGAGCCGCATCGTGATCCGGTCGGTGAAGAACACCACCGCCGCGCCGCTCGGCCTTGTCAGCCCCTATGTGAGCGCGCAAGGCTAG
- the pgsA gene encoding CDP-diacylglycerol--glycerol-3-phosphate 3-phosphatidyltransferase, with the protein MKALPNILTSLRLVLTLFVFLALATAAGAVPYVSEHLTPEAQFSLQRWAFWSFVIAAVTDFFDGWLARKLDAVSVWGAILDPIGDKVLVCGAILGLLAMGGQPAVVLPAGLMLFREFTVSALREVGAGKGVKLPVTMLAKWKTTLQLTALAAELLVASWGAFGLPPEPAIEQPVTLFAHGLMWLATIVTLITGAQYWEQTRKALSAL; encoded by the coding sequence ATGAAAGCTCTACCGAACATCCTGACTTCGCTGCGGCTGGTCCTGACCCTCTTCGTGTTTCTGGCGCTGGCGACGGCGGCCGGGGCGGTGCCCTATGTCAGCGAGCACCTGACGCCCGAGGCGCAGTTTTCGCTGCAGCGCTGGGCCTTCTGGTCGTTCGTGATCGCCGCGGTCACCGATTTCTTCGACGGCTGGCTGGCGCGCAAGCTGGACGCGGTCAGCGTCTGGGGCGCGATCCTCGACCCGATCGGCGACAAGGTGCTGGTCTGCGGCGCGATCCTCGGCCTGCTGGCCATGGGCGGCCAGCCGGCGGTGGTGCTGCCGGCCGGGCTGATGCTGTTCCGCGAGTTCACGGTCAGCGCGCTGCGCGAGGTCGGCGCCGGCAAGGGCGTGAAGCTGCCGGTCACCATGCTGGCCAAGTGGAAGACGACGCTGCAGCTCACCGCCCTGGCGGCCGAGCTGCTGGTCGCCTCGTGGGGCGCCTTCGGCCTGCCGCCGGAACCGGCCATCGAGCAGCCGGTCACCCTGTTCGCCCATGGCCTGATGTGGCTGGCGACCATCGTCACCCTGATCACCGGCGCCCAGTATTGGGAGCAGACCCGCAAGGCGCTCAGCGCCCTATAG